atggcagtgataaaacatacacaatagtactgtctcacctgtaatttattgtagtctaatggtgatagtaatggcagtgataaaacatacacaatagtactgtctcacctgtaatttattgtagtcttacggtgatagtaatggcagtgataaaacatacacaatagtactgtctcacctgtaatttattgtagtctaatggtgatagtaatggcagtgataagacatacacaatagtactgtctcgcctgtaatttattgtagtcttacggtgatagtaatggcagtgataagaCATgcacaatagtactgtctcacctgtaattcaTTGTAGTCTAATGGTGATAGTAATGACAGTGATAagacatacacaatagtactgtctcacctgtaatttattgtagtctaatggtgatagtaatggcagtgataagacatacacaatagtactgtctcacctgtaatttattgtagtctaatggtgatagtaatggcagtgataagacatacacaatagtactgtctcacctgtaatttattgtagtctaatggtgatagtaatggcagtgataagacatacacaatagtactgtctcacctgtaatttattgtagtctaatggtgatagtaatggcagtgataaggtatacacaatagtactgtctcacctgtaatttattgtagtcttacggtgatagtaatggcagtgataagacatacacaatagtactgtctcacctgtaattcaTTGTAGTCTTACggtgatagtaatggcagtgataagacatacacaatagtactgtctcacctgcaatttattgtagtctaatggtgatagtaatggcaAAGTTTTTTGctcaaataaatgtaaatttccTTACCGTATTTATATGTCGTATGTTGTACAGGTTACCTTTGATGTCGCCTACACTTCCTCTTGTAGCATCGAGAGTAGTTTCCGTTGCTATGACTACAAAGGGCTAGCAGAGGTGGCTGATTTCCTTTACGTGATGGGTTATGACGAGCAAGATTTTATGAATGAATACGGTCAATGTGAAGCGAGGGCCAACGCCCCTTACGATAGGACGGTCAAAGGTGAGGTTAAACACACATGGGCAATCAAAGGAAAGGGTTATTGTACTGCCTAACAGCAGAACGTTGTCTCGATCTACTGGTATTTATGTTTagtgtatgtgttgtgttatgtgtCTGTTATTAAGTACAAGTCTTCAACTTGTCATCATTCCTCAAGTTttctcatttacatttttttccctTTGATATTAGGAATTGAAGATTACTTTAAGTTAGGCATCCCACCCTCTAAGCTTGTCTTAGGCGTACCATGGTATGGATACACCTATCCGTGTCAAAGTCTCTCTGGAGTAAGTAGACCAGAAGTATAACAAAACATATAAGAGAAAGCAAACATTTGTCATATATAACACAACTTGATCGGAATGGTTCATGgtcattttttcttcttcacatCATCATTATAAATGATATTAGTTGAAGCGTCCTTCGTTCAATAACCGATTAATACGATTAATCGCACACACTCGTCCATTcgttacaaaataatgatgtgaTAAGGCTAAACTAAAAACACtatttgtttccgataacatgacttcagaaaatagggaaGGTAGGTCggggttttattttatttttacatttttttaaattacgtCTACCAAAAGACAAGATACTTGTTGATCACAATACTGTCttaacagttgatgaggtgttaaagaagtaaatgaagacaattatgtgattcagaagtagacaaacacaatatgcagactgtgttGTTGTAGGAtgaaatgacatcgtttctctctggaatgtgatttttttaaaaagtaaccaaagatacttGGGCaagcaaatgtacacattgaaataatagacgtaaattgtcaaaattttacctttttgatGTTACAgtaaaatatgttaattagggTCGGTCAgattatcggaaacacacactTTCTTTTATTTGGCCCAATGCGCATGACCCGATTTTAATACTAAAATAGAATAATTGCAACCTTAGAATTTGACAATAGCGATAGTAAGGATTAGTGAATGCGACACGTGTACCCTTGATGTCCATCAAATTGTTGCTAGGTGTAATCAACGTCGCCAAGATTTGTTGTCAGAAAGTAAAAAGTTGCAATGTTGACTCAATCAATTAACTTACCTTATATATGACTACAAACGTCAAAAGatagaaatatagaaatgtggGTGGACGTGTTTTACTGTTATACAGATTGGTAACAATAACATATAATTGACAATGTCAATCTGGGACTATATAGTCGTACTATGGGACTATAAAGTCGTACTGTGCACATCTTCTCAAACATATTACTCTATTTCTCTGTAACAATTTCTTTGGTGATAAGGTTATTTATGTTCCTCCATCTCCCTGATATGAGTATCTAAGTTGTTCTCGCTACACTTTTTTCTTGCTCACCCACCTacccaaccaaccatccatccatccatccatccatccgtccgtccgtcagttTACCTTCCGACTAATCTATATACCTCCCTGCCTACCGATCTACGTATACACCTTCCTCCTCACCTGCCTCATCAGCGTACCTATCTACATGACTGACTGCCTACCtatatatttgtctgtctgcctgcttgcctgtctatctatctgtctttctgtctgtctgtctgtctgtctgtctgtctatattcGCACGTTTACTTCCTTGTATCCATTCTCCTATACTAGCTTATTAATGGCTGTCATTGCATCTTTCTTTAGTTCTATATTTCTCATACTCTTTATATCTGTCCCCTTTCCCTCTTTACTGCTCTCATTGTCTCTCTAATTATAAGATTTCCCTCCTAGACAACTTGCATCATAGACAATGAACCAGTGTGGCCGCTGTGTAGTGAGGATGCCGGAGACGAGAAACACTACCGTGATGTAATGACTCTATTTGCAAATAACGCGACAACCACAAGATTATGGAGTGAAAAATACAAATCCCCGTATTTCAACTACGTCGTGAGTATCCACCGTTAACGCTTCACCTGctcctccctctctctctctctctctctctctctctctctctctctctctctctctctctctctctctctctctctctctctctctctctctctctctctctctctctctctctccctccctccctctctcccctccctccctcccccccctctctctctctctctctctccctccctccctccctccctccctccctccctccctctctctctctctctctctctctctctctctctctctctctctctctctctctctctctctctctctctctctctctctctctctctctctctctctctctctctctctcatttcaaAAGGTACAAAGTATGTTTTTTTCCTATTAATAGTTGTCCCTTTCCCTATttcattgcaatatatataGAAATCATCGGATAACAAGACACGTCAAATGTGGTATGATGATCCTGAAAGTCTAACCTACAAGTATCAATACGCCAAACAACGAGGACTTCGAGGCGTTGGTCCCTGGAACGGAGACGCCCTGGACTACAGCGATAATCCTCGAGCACGGGAACAAACCAAAGCCATGTGGGACGCCCTCAAGGTGTTCCTTGCTCCTTAACAGCAAATCATATCCGTGGGATGTTGATTTGGTATAGCGCTTACATGCTAATGTAATGCGTCATAAGACTCGCACCAGACATCATGGCATTTAAACAAATTTATGATATTCCGAAGAGCAAGAGCGATGTTTCCTTTTCATTCGTTAATGAACTTCAAAAAGCTAATACCTCTGTCAAATTGACTTTGCTAGTTGTCTCAAGGACATGTGTGAATCAAGACGAACAGCTAGCTGCAGTGTATTAGGACAATAAACGTACATGAATTTCTGcttgtgaatatgtatgtatgtatgtatgtatgtatgtatgtatgtatgtatgtatgtatgtatgtatgtatgtatgtatgtatgtatgtatgtatgtgtgtgtgtgtgtgtgtgtgcgtgcgtgcgtacgtacgtacgtacgtacgtacgtacgtatgtatgtgtatgtatgtatgtgtatgtatgtatgtgtgtgtgtgtatgtatgtatgtatgtatgtatgtgtgtgtgtgtgtgtatgtatgtatgtatgtatgtatgtatgtatgtatgtatgtatgtatgtataacaagGTTGTCAGTTGAGTTAATGAGTATGTAGGTTTGGTGAGCTGTACAAGAAGATCGACGTGTATCTTTCGAATTCAATTTATTTCTGAGTATTCAGATATCTGTGTGAAGTTTCTGTTCGACAACTGTGGCGGAAAGATCCAAAAAAAATAGATAGTCATAAAAAATAGACATAGTAATGACTAATTGATGAACATTACAGTTCTCCAGGAAAACTTGTACAGGGACAATCATTGTACCATAAGTCAAGAGCCCCTATGGATGTCAACGTGTTTAAAAGTCAAGAGTGAGAAATCATGTGGATCTACCCAATATGTCAACATGCTCTTTACGCCAACGCTTACATCACATTTCCTCCATTCACGAAAGAGACACACTCAAGTTTGCAATACTAGAAACAATTCCATCATTAGAACCATGTTTTCATCGTGATTTGCCTTTTGGCGTTTTGATACAAATCTGAACCACGCGGTTAGAGAAACATCGCCAAAAAATAGTCATAGGCAAATGCATGTTGTTACAAAAGATATGACATCTTGTCCTGTACACACTGTAAATCTGAATTGGATGCTAATAAAACCCAGAGGCACAgtgacacacatatatatatatttttaaataatattgacTGGTGTACGTCAATATACATGACCCAATGAGACTGTTGAGACACACAGTCccaaaagttgaaaaaaaacatgtatttggACCGTCTGTGCGTATAGTATACAGATATAGGGTGGGGTGAGTACAAACAGAAACTCGTCCATACACACGCGTAcgtacagacacacacacagtaccACCCTCGTAAAGCTTTTAACACTATGATTAAAATGGATTACCGTCTTGGACGCCCATCGTGTGACGTATGGATAATTGATATAGTAGCCAGACTTCACATCTTACAGCAGAAAGTCCCCATAGTACTATGACTATCCTTTTCCAACTTTCACAcactaaattatatattttcactaacaatataaacataatatagacCCAGTGAAGCGATGATACCGATTTCAGTGTATCAATAATAATCGCAAAATATTAACAATCAATCAGTTTTACGTGGTATAATCTCTGGTAGATAATCGTAGCTCCGTAatcagatataaaaaaaaaatccataaaATACGTGCTATATGTTGGCGCGATCGACTCAGGTGTGACAAGTTGAAATTACCCAGTCATGTCGATGCGAAGCCAACCTGCCTGGTGATAGATAGACCCATGGTATGATAATAATGGTGTGAAATGTTTATGGCTTGTATACGTCAATTTGTAACTCTGTATTATAAGTGTGAAGGAACGAGGATGAACTACGTAAATATCCTAcagcaaaaaaacaaaacactagAGAGATGTGTGTTTAGCTTTATATACAAATCCAGACATTTTTCGCCGATTTTGAGAACAACTTGACTtccaatgataaaataatttgaaaattgcCAAAACCATTataatgtgaaaaatatttttaaaaatactgtAGGCCCTATATCCAGAAAATTTCCGTAACTCCCCCCCCCCGTCTGGCTTGAAATATTTCCGTAACCCCCAACCATTCTACAGTCATAACTGTTAATATGGTGTTctacaaacattacacaaattgaGGTTGATTGAGTgttccatacatccatacatacatacatacatacatacatacatacatacagacagacagacagacagacagacagacagacagacagacagacagacagacagacagacatacatacatacatacatacatacatacatacatacatacatacatacatacatacatacatacatacatacatacatacatacatacaagtaaaaTTGGAAAGTAGGCGGTctaaataataacaatgattgcggcttattcccaaagtatttttgcaaaattgaaatttagGCGATATAAGTTGAATcgaagtttgagggagccagGTGAGGTGGGTGCGGGAGGGGGTTTCAAGGACTGAAggaatgctttctggtgctattttaacatgacaagatagtaataatactacataaaatttgagtaacccccccccccatttcacTCCTCAGTTTTTGAGTAACCACCCTTTCACCCCAACTTTTGAGTAACCCCCCTTTCAATCCCAagtttttgagtgaccccccccccccccgtattcCTCCGATCCCCCcggtcataaataatgacggctagGGCACCATAAGGCGCCGTCAATTAAATTCTTCGTTTGCTGTCCGCATGCGCGTAGCCAGGTTCATGGTTAGATTTAGAAAAACTAACATTTCATTTCGCTCAAACTTTCCGAATTCCGTACAAGGCCATATTTCGtactattgtaaatggaaaggccattcaaatatcttcagaataactaCACGTATATCAAAGACATTAAATTTTGAATGTTGACAATTaaaatttacatgacatgttagcgcacagggagctcaggctcagttagttttgtttacaaatacaaacaaacaagtaaacaaacaaacaaaacacaaacaagtaagtaagtaaaccTGATGAGTTCCTTGTGGTTAGCGTTgtgggtttgtgtgtgtgtgtgttattttgtctgtctgcctggtaGGTTTTGGGGAAATTCAAGCATGgcaaacaaattatttaattGATGGAGCCTAATCTATCAAATTTACAAGATTATTATAGAAAtaatcttcaaatttcaaaagagATAAATTGAAAAGACAATGCTGGCGTGAGTTCTCAGAGATTGAGCTTTGCAGGATAACTTATTGTTGTTATCgtgaccactagagggcgcaggAAATAGAAATTCGGAAGGGGAGCAAACAACAGACCCTTGTTACCCAagatatgtttcagaatatgataaaatatcaatataatattgacatatttggctGATAATATGTAAAAGGGGTAAAAATAACTCGGGTTTCTAgaaaattggtaaaatattgtacttttatattatagtcaccattttacaaaacctaatttgcatattaataacccaatcaacttgtcttgaacaaatAAACTTATATCTATCCATCCCAAGACACCTACACAACAAATTGGCGCAGTAGTTTTGGAGGAGAAGATTTTTGAAGTtagacctcatttgcatattaatgagctagtcaatttgtcttgaacaaacttatatctgcttaTCAAATGACACCTACACACCAATCAATTGACGACAGTTTTAGAGGAGAAGCTGAAAGTAGAAAAGCTGACGAACGGACGACAGACGACAGACTCCAGACGCCGATGGAGAATCAACTCAACTGTCGCTGACAGCGGTGCTAAAAACGAAATAGTTACTGAGAACACTTGTTCGTGATCTTAAGTAATGATACTTCTCATCCTATCAAATTTAAAGTTAATTGATACATTATTTGATTGCTTGATAACTTATCAGGCAACTTTTACTACATTATTGAGTTAATTAAGGATAGACTTGCTCTCGGGtccgccctctagtggtaaacTTAACAACAGCACCGCCATCTCCTGTGACCTGACTGAGTGACTGCAAAAAAGTTGTACGAACTTGAACACGCAGAGCCCTTGGGAGACAAGTAGTAactggaaaaaaataaatttcccttaaaatgaataacaaacgcaaaaaatttgaagaatattacatgtaaaacataaccCAAGGgactggtacatatgtcaatAAAAGTGTGGATTCCATCGAAAAACTACACGTAAttaacggttaaaattagtttgtaactccgaaaaatatgaaatactgtAGCTAAAATAAGAATATACATCTGGCCCGAAGGGCTTGCCATCAGTCAGGGTAATACGATATCGGTTAATTTCGATTATATCGGTAGATATCGATTAATTTTAATTATACAAAATACTTCTGGATtttttgacattatttttgCAATCAATAAAGCCATACACCACTTCATTAATTACTTGTTCATCTTTTCATTGACATTGATCTAGCTGCATGCtatatttcaactttattttaccacgctttatttcatttccataaACATAACAACCGCTGAACTTTCTGattctttattttctttaaatgCTGTAAACTTTTGTCTGTTTTACCCTTTTCGCGCCTTTTTCGTCCATTCATCTGAAGTTTTTATCATTGTTTTTCAAACACTTTTACTTTCGACACCGCATTTAATATAGTGCTCTTTTTTATTTAAAGTTTTCCTTTACCAGGTAGTTTTTTGCCGTTTTTGCTCCCATATATATTCACAATTATCTTTACTTCAATATTTTTTCAGCACAGGCTTATATTCGGTTAGCTTATACTTTCaacttaggccaaataaaaaaattaagttGTTTGATTTCGaacagttacccgaccccacctagtttgtCATGTCGACcctaaaatttttttttacgtatttgagaaaaataataataaaatcgcgaaaatcgtgaagtcttgTTTTTCGGAAACTGACACAACcgaaaaaagacaatataaaactattcttccaatccgATGGCTGTACATCTAGCATCTGATAGGAAGCCTAAagaacacagagaccatttggaaaacaatggaaaacctgaactagatactcacacatgaaaaaaaatatgataaaataaaataagaaatctacctaccccacctattttaaattgaatgtaatcggaaccacacacaTTACGCCTTAGACGCGGATTTTATTTTTCTCTAGTTTACAAGTTTTTAATACACTACTCCATTGTAACTTTATTACAGATCCCGGGGAAGGTCTTCCGTGTAACCGAAACGTTGATTtactctcagaccactataaaaAATTGTTCTTTTAGTGGGCTGAGATTTACCTAACTATTTATCTAAACTTTGTGCCTTGTTCAATCAACATCAACAGAATGCGAGAAGTTCGACTGGTCTAGTGCTCTGGTATTttctttcgcggtgagtgaacctgcgcggtcacagaaacaagtgtaattttacccctttcacatatttTGGTTAACTTGAAGTACGTCAATattattaacgatattatcgacattttattgtattctgatataaacaaactcgggaaacaaatgcctgtgtctggtataaataaataaattaaagtcCTTTTCCAGTCACCTTGAATGCCGAAGTCAAAGTTTGCGAAATACAAGTATACCTTAGAGCACTCTATTTTTCTCTGATAGTGGCTCACAATCCGGTCCATCGCATACTTGGACACACATGTGTGAGTGGCTCGATGCCCGCATTACACGTACGTGTGCGTACGCGTTCATGAAAGTGTTTGATTGTTTGGTGCACCTTTCCTCACTGTACATAATAACACATGCATCACGTGCATACGTGATCGATGAGGAAATGCAGAGACTAGACTAGCTCCGTGTACACAGATACAAAGGGGCGTTGATGTGTCCAAGTACTGAAAGACGTTCGTGATCATGGTGAAGAGTGGAATGTCCACTTTGGTCGTAATctctgtctgtatttgtgtcGTCGCCGTGTTTGAAAGTGATGCTGTGAGTGTGAGCAACTGCCCTTGCTCCGATCCATCGTGGTGTAAACCAGTAACGAGGAAGCCGGACAAGGAGGTAGACTGCTACTTTTACTACCGGTAACAATAGTACAAGCGATTTGAAAACGTCACACAGACTTTAAACAGTGCAAACAAGAACAGAAACCGTTTAGAAATTTAAGATGGAAGATATACTATACTATCAAATACAAGAGTTGGAAATAAAAACACCAGAAAAGTTGGCAGGTACATGTAGGCAGACAGATATATACAGATAGGTATGTAGGTACATAGTTAATAAAcatagatatatgtatacagtttgGGATAGatcatagatagatagatagatagatagatagatagatagatagatagatagatagatagatagatagatagatagatagatagatcaatagatagataggtagatatatagatagatcaatagatagatagatagatagatagatagatagatagatagatagatagatcaatagatagatagatagatagatagatagacaaactTGGTAACTCTGGATAAAAATTAATTTATGTACTTCTTAATGAGCTGGATGCcaatgtgtaaattgtaatgatactgtataggaattagactataAGCTTTTGAAATCAACTGAGTACCTGCTGATCACATGATCTGAAAGCATATGATTAAGTATCAGAGTTACCAAGTTCAAACTAGTTACTTATAACTTATCAAATGGCCTGGATAGATATACattgatagacagacaggcaagcagGAGACAAGACAGACCATTTCTCTATACTGTAAAGGTTAATTATTggattatcaaaatattatattgaatacaaatatgattataatgatatactaaattgtaaacactttgaattgatgatggtCAGAAATGAGCCATATGTGAAAATCATTAACCAAGTGTTAAgtata
This region of Glandiceps talaboti chromosome 4, keGlaTala1.1, whole genome shotgun sequence genomic DNA includes:
- the LOC144433739 gene encoding di-N-acetylchitobiase-like; translation: MASPLCITSVVTCLIIIVVSTAESLATSSSCPCSDPSLCKPIQSQPEKEIFVFRTEDTWKFYDWSMVTTVAMFFDFDPELLCTAHAHKARLVLTASFPKENLTNADDRRRWIDGKVQQALDWHMDGINFDFESPLVEPERIRHLTMLVNETTHAFHQKIPGSQVTFDVAYTSSCSIESSFRCYDYKGLAEVADFLYVMGYDEQDFMNEYGQCEARANAPYDRTVKGIEDYFKLGIPPSKLVLGVPWYGYTYPCQSLSGTTCIIDNEPVWPLCSEDAGDEKHYRDVMTLFANNATTTRLWSEKYKSPYFNYVKSSDNKTRQMWYDDPESLTYKYQYAKQRGLRGVGPWNGDALDYSDNPRAREQTKAMWDALKVFLAP